One window from the genome of Rhodopirellula halodulae encodes:
- a CDS encoding zinc-dependent metalloprotease encodes MNRTCRFLATLVAVVASVGSASTSFAADLPPFSKVSEGYKQLPVSDQAATKGLFNVWKHEKESSVIAELPKNFAGKKYFVALTLSSGDKYAGLQSGDWVVQWRRYNNRLALIAPNLDIRATGDAESKASVKRLFTDRVLLDVPILAMGPSGGPVIDLDSMLIGNATTFFGSSVRLANSRLFEVEAAKVFPENVELAFEVVGSGGRLQTLHYSFSEVPSSSSGYKPREADERVGFFVTSFSDLSKYQDDETRVRYINRWHLEKRDPKLKLSPPKEPIRFYVEHTAPVRYRRWIKQGVDYWNKAFEKVGIVDAIVIEYQDAVSKAHMEKDPEDVRYNFIRWLNNDVGTAIGPSRVHPETGQILDADIILTDGWIRHFNFNYNDLMPKLAMEGVSAETLAWLGNHPNWDPRIRMGAKESVNALRNKYARQAQEPMAGFAMSQADPSLLGDDEYDGLIGQVSQKNGLCMAAAGRSMDLAFARMNWGLALMADEEAKKKKEEDEKKAAEEKAEKDDETSDETAEAGKEESKEESDEEKDSEEDKTAEKKDEPKEEDELLDGIPEWFVGPLLADLVAHEVGHTLGLRHNFKASALYTIGEINSEDVKGKKPFTASVMDYVPINYRYEAGEVQGDYGMIDIGPYDYWAIEYGYTFSDSKLKDILKRCSEPELQYATDEDTSGPDPYARRYDFGKDPLTYGEEQMRLAQLYRERLLEKFVKDGDSWSKARRGYELTLGLQTKAVSMMSNWIGGAFVNRDKKGDPGNRVPVEVVPAEDQRAALQFVINTSFRDESYGLSTEILERLGIDKWLDSGRGISNEATWPIHDRILGMQATTLTLLMNPTTLRRVYDNELRLPSDADALTLPELLDTVSDAVWEELDEECPDDRNDRKPMISSLRRNLQREHIQRLVDLILEEGQDTAAYHPISNLARMQLRTLASRMGSSIEKCGKKMDAYSMAHLTECKERVQRALDAGYTYGGGNAKGPTIMMMMGSETGDVSN; translated from the coding sequence ATGAATCGAACCTGCCGTTTTTTGGCAACCCTCGTCGCCGTTGTGGCGAGCGTGGGAAGTGCGTCGACCAGCTTCGCCGCGGATCTGCCACCGTTCTCGAAAGTCTCTGAAGGCTACAAGCAACTTCCTGTTTCCGACCAAGCGGCTACCAAGGGCTTGTTCAATGTTTGGAAGCACGAGAAGGAATCATCTGTTATCGCCGAGCTGCCCAAGAATTTCGCGGGCAAGAAATACTTCGTCGCATTGACGCTCAGCAGTGGTGACAAGTACGCAGGACTCCAGTCGGGCGACTGGGTGGTTCAGTGGCGTCGCTACAACAATCGCTTGGCGTTGATCGCTCCCAACTTGGATATTCGCGCCACGGGAGATGCGGAATCCAAAGCGTCCGTGAAGCGGCTGTTCACTGACCGCGTGCTTCTGGACGTGCCAATCCTCGCGATGGGGCCCAGCGGTGGTCCGGTGATCGACTTGGATAGCATGTTGATTGGCAACGCCACGACCTTCTTCGGTTCGTCGGTGCGTTTGGCCAACAGTCGTCTGTTCGAGGTCGAGGCCGCGAAGGTTTTTCCTGAAAACGTTGAGCTGGCTTTTGAGGTTGTTGGAAGCGGCGGACGTCTGCAAACGCTTCACTATTCTTTCAGCGAAGTGCCAAGTAGCTCGAGTGGTTACAAGCCACGTGAAGCGGATGAACGGGTTGGCTTCTTCGTGACGTCCTTTTCTGATTTGAGCAAGTATCAAGACGACGAGACCCGCGTTCGCTACATCAATCGTTGGCATCTGGAAAAACGCGATCCGAAGTTGAAGCTGAGTCCTCCGAAAGAGCCGATTCGTTTCTACGTGGAACACACGGCTCCCGTCCGCTATCGACGTTGGATCAAGCAAGGCGTGGATTATTGGAACAAGGCTTTTGAAAAGGTCGGAATCGTTGACGCGATTGTCATCGAGTATCAAGACGCGGTTAGCAAAGCCCACATGGAGAAGGATCCCGAGGATGTTCGGTACAACTTCATTCGTTGGTTGAACAACGACGTCGGCACCGCGATTGGACCCAGTCGCGTTCATCCGGAAACGGGTCAGATTTTGGACGCTGACATTATCCTCACCGATGGTTGGATTCGTCACTTCAATTTCAACTACAACGACTTGATGCCCAAGTTAGCAATGGAAGGCGTGAGCGCTGAAACGCTGGCTTGGTTGGGCAATCATCCCAATTGGGACCCTCGCATCCGAATGGGCGCCAAAGAATCAGTCAATGCGTTGCGAAACAAGTACGCTCGCCAAGCTCAAGAACCCATGGCCGGTTTCGCGATGTCTCAAGCGGATCCCTCGTTGCTGGGTGACGATGAGTACGACGGGCTGATCGGCCAAGTCAGCCAAAAGAATGGCCTTTGCATGGCCGCCGCTGGACGGAGCATGGATTTGGCGTTCGCTCGCATGAATTGGGGATTGGCCCTGATGGCTGACGAGGAAGCCAAGAAGAAAAAGGAAGAAGACGAAAAGAAAGCGGCGGAAGAGAAGGCTGAGAAGGACGACGAAACCTCTGACGAAACCGCCGAAGCCGGCAAAGAAGAGTCGAAAGAAGAATCCGACGAAGAAAAGGATTCGGAAGAAGACAAAACGGCAGAGAAGAAGGACGAACCGAAAGAAGAGGATGAGCTTCTCGACGGAATTCCGGAGTGGTTTGTCGGTCCTTTGCTGGCCGATTTGGTGGCCCACGAAGTCGGGCACACGCTGGGTCTTCGCCACAACTTCAAAGCTTCGGCGTTGTACACCATCGGTGAAATCAACAGCGAAGACGTGAAGGGAAAGAAGCCATTCACCGCTTCGGTCATGGACTATGTGCCGATCAACTATCGCTATGAGGCCGGTGAGGTCCAGGGCGATTACGGCATGATCGACATCGGTCCGTATGATTACTGGGCCATCGAGTACGGCTACACGTTCAGTGATTCCAAGTTGAAAGACATTCTGAAGCGATGCTCTGAACCAGAATTGCAATACGCAACGGACGAGGACACTAGCGGTCCCGACCCCTACGCTCGACGTTACGACTTCGGCAAGGACCCGTTGACGTATGGAGAAGAGCAAATGCGTTTGGCTCAGCTCTATCGTGAACGTCTGCTAGAAAAATTCGTCAAAGATGGCGATAGCTGGTCGAAAGCTCGACGGGGTTACGAACTGACTCTCGGTCTGCAAACCAAAGCGGTCAGCATGATGTCCAATTGGATTGGCGGAGCCTTCGTCAATCGTGACAAGAAAGGCGATCCCGGAAACCGGGTTCCTGTCGAAGTCGTTCCCGCTGAAGATCAGCGTGCGGCATTGCAGTTTGTGATCAACACCAGTTTCCGTGACGAGTCTTATGGGCTGAGCACAGAGATTTTGGAGCGGTTGGGCATCGACAAATGGTTGGACAGTGGCCGTGGTATTTCAAACGAAGCCACATGGCCTATCCATGATCGAATTCTTGGAATGCAGGCCACGACCCTGACCTTGTTGATGAACCCAACCACACTGCGACGTGTCTATGACAACGAACTGCGGCTGCCATCCGATGCGGATGCGTTGACGTTGCCTGAGTTGTTAGACACCGTCAGCGACGCTGTCTGGGAAGAGCTCGATGAGGAGTGCCCAGACGACCGAAATGATCGCAAGCCGATGATCAGCTCGTTGCGTCGCAACTTGCAACGCGAACACATCCAGCGATTGGTGGACCTGATTCTGGAGGAAGGCCAAGACACCGCGGCGTATCATCCGATCAGCAATTTGGCTCGGATGCAGCTTCGGACGTTGGCCAGCCGAATGGGGTCTTCGATCGAAAA